The following are encoded together in the Pseudomonas xantholysinigenes genome:
- a CDS encoding glutathione S-transferase family protein — translation MPSPIKLYNFPKSGHAHRIELMLSLLELPTELVFVDLAKGEHKQPEFLAINPFGQVPVIDDNGIVIADSNAILVYLAKAYGGERWLPADPVGAARVQRWLSVAAGPLAFGPAAARLVTVFGASFNTDEVIGRAHTLLKVIDAELAKGPFLVGDQATIADIANYSYIAHAPEGNVSLEPYRNVRAWLARVEALPGFVPMPRTVIGLQTTL, via the coding sequence ATGCCAAGCCCGATCAAGCTGTACAACTTCCCCAAGTCCGGCCACGCCCACCGCATCGAGCTGATGCTGTCGCTGCTCGAACTGCCCACCGAGCTGGTCTTCGTCGACCTGGCCAAGGGCGAGCACAAGCAGCCAGAATTTCTCGCCATCAACCCGTTCGGCCAGGTGCCGGTGATCGATGACAATGGCATCGTTATCGCCGATTCCAACGCTATCCTGGTCTACCTGGCCAAGGCCTACGGTGGTGAGCGCTGGTTACCTGCAGATCCGGTCGGTGCCGCTCGTGTGCAGCGCTGGCTGTCGGTGGCCGCAGGTCCCCTGGCCTTTGGGCCGGCAGCGGCACGTCTGGTGACGGTGTTCGGTGCCTCGTTCAACACCGATGAAGTCATTGGCCGTGCCCACACCCTGCTCAAGGTGATCGACGCCGAACTGGCCAAGGGCCCATTCCTGGTCGGTGACCAGGCGACCATCGCCGATATCGCCAACTACTCGTATATCGCCCACGCGCCGGAAGGCAACGTGTCGCTGGAGCCATACCGCAACGTGCGCGCCTGGCTGGCCCGGGTCGAGGCGCTGCCGGGCTTCGTGCCGATGCCGCGCACGGTCATTGGTTTGCAGACCACCCTCTGA
- a CDS encoding LysR family transcriptional regulator has translation MDQIHLMKVFVAVGELESFAAAARRLAISPAAVTRAVSALEEQLGVKLLLRTTRSVRLTEAGGRYLEDTRHILASIVEANEAAAGINAAPKGDLAVTAPILFGKKFVMPCIVRYLQQYPEVDVSAYFLDRVVNLVEEGMDVAVRIGQLPDSGLKALRVGRMRRLLCASPEYLERHGTPRHPSELQKHEVIAAGTLSPRTDWRFGAIDDPTLIRMKPRLTVTSNDAAIAAASAGLGIARLLSYQVADEVAAGRLQVILAEYEEAPWPIHILHRESKYGSTKVRTFIDMLAEHLRSQVHLA, from the coding sequence ATGGACCAGATCCACCTGATGAAAGTGTTCGTGGCCGTGGGCGAGCTGGAAAGCTTCGCCGCCGCCGCACGCCGCCTGGCCATCTCGCCGGCGGCGGTGACCCGCGCCGTCAGCGCCCTGGAGGAACAGCTCGGAGTCAAGCTGCTGCTGCGCACCACCCGCAGCGTGCGCCTGACCGAGGCCGGCGGGCGCTACCTGGAGGACACCCGGCATATCCTCGCCAGCATCGTCGAGGCCAACGAAGCCGCCGCCGGCATCAACGCTGCGCCCAAGGGCGACCTGGCGGTGACCGCACCGATCCTGTTCGGCAAGAAGTTCGTCATGCCGTGCATCGTCCGTTACCTGCAGCAGTACCCCGAGGTGGATGTGTCGGCGTACTTTCTCGACCGCGTGGTGAACCTGGTGGAGGAAGGCATGGACGTGGCGGTGCGCATCGGCCAGTTGCCCGACTCGGGCCTCAAGGCGTTGCGCGTGGGCAGGATGCGCCGCTTGCTGTGTGCCTCGCCCGAGTACCTCGAACGCCACGGCACGCCGCGCCATCCCTCGGAATTGCAGAAGCACGAAGTCATCGCCGCCGGCACCCTGTCGCCACGCACCGACTGGCGCTTCGGCGCCATCGACGACCCGACGCTGATCCGCATGAAGCCACGCCTGACCGTGACCAGCAACGACGCCGCCATCGCCGCGGCCAGTGCCGGGCTCGGGATTGCACGGTTGCTGTCGTACCAGGTGGCGGATGAAGTGGCGGCCGGGCGCTTGCAGGTGATCCTGGCTGAATACGAGGAAGCGCCGTGGCCGATCCATATCCTGCATCGGGAGAGTAAATATGGCTCGACCAAGGTGCGGACCTTTATCGATATGTTGGCCGAGCATTTGCGTAGCCAGGTGCACTTGGCTTGA
- a CDS encoding PLP-dependent aminotransferase family protein gives MDRNPKPDKRWHTVNAWLLRQIDSGEWPSGMQLPSVRELARLFDSSIATVQRALAELEANAYVQATPRVGYFVAKGAAAVQGFDLASVTVNVNHAVVAMLAQAASNTHLSLSSAVLHDELTPQVLLNKCLASLAAKADQPLAGLVAPPGLASLRRRLAGLMLQRGVACGPDEVLVTSGDTIALELALEAVARPGATVAIETPTYYGILQTIERLGMRALPIRTHADSGMDLDHLEWALKRGKVNVVFLNPTLQNPRGFIMPDAARARLSQLAQAADVPIIEDDIFFDLVDEAQRPKAIKHYDETGQTIYCSSFSKTVAPGYRVGWCVAGRYRDAILAQLFSRNLAVSSLAQRVLDEFIGRGYMEEHCAKLRGRLAAQAGVMETLVRSAFPPGTRYVAPQGGFIHWIELPEGTDVVALQRLAAERGCNVGASGMFFADGKCGTGLRVCLGRVITPEVMGGLRVLAECAALSGA, from the coding sequence ATGGATCGCAACCCCAAGCCCGACAAACGCTGGCACACCGTCAACGCCTGGCTGCTGCGCCAGATCGACAGCGGCGAATGGCCCAGCGGCATGCAACTGCCCTCGGTGCGCGAACTGGCGCGGCTGTTTGACAGCAGCATCGCCACCGTGCAGCGGGCCTTGGCGGAGCTGGAGGCCAATGCCTATGTGCAGGCCACGCCGCGAGTGGGTTATTTCGTCGCCAAGGGCGCAGCCGCAGTACAGGGGTTCGATCTGGCCAGTGTCACTGTCAACGTCAATCACGCGGTGGTGGCGATGCTCGCCCAGGCGGCCAGCAACACCCACCTCTCATTGAGCTCTGCCGTGTTGCACGACGAGCTCACACCCCAGGTTCTGCTGAACAAGTGCCTGGCGAGCCTGGCCGCCAAGGCCGACCAACCGCTGGCCGGCCTGGTTGCCCCACCAGGCCTCGCCTCGTTGCGCCGACGCCTTGCCGGTCTGATGCTGCAACGTGGCGTTGCCTGCGGCCCGGACGAAGTCCTGGTGACCTCCGGCGACACCATCGCCCTCGAACTGGCCCTCGAAGCCGTCGCCCGGCCAGGCGCCACGGTGGCCATCGAGACGCCGACCTACTACGGCATCCTGCAAACCATCGAACGCCTGGGTATGCGCGCCCTGCCCATCCGCACCCACGCCGACAGCGGCATGGACCTCGACCACCTGGAGTGGGCCCTCAAGCGCGGCAAGGTCAATGTAGTGTTCCTCAACCCGACGCTGCAGAACCCGCGGGGCTTCATCATGCCCGACGCGGCGCGGGCACGGCTCTCACAGTTGGCGCAGGCAGCGGATGTGCCGATCATCGAGGACGATATCTTCTTCGACCTGGTGGACGAGGCGCAGCGGCCCAAGGCGATCAAGCACTACGACGAGACGGGGCAGACGATCTATTGCTCGTCGTTCTCCAAGACCGTGGCGCCGGGGTACCGGGTGGGCTGGTGCGTGGCTGGGCGGTATCGGGATGCGATCCTGGCCCAATTGTTTTCGCGCAACCTGGCGGTGTCGAGCCTGGCCCAGCGGGTGCTGGATGAGTTCATCGGCCGGGGGTACATGGAGGAGCACTGCGCCAAGCTACGCGGCCGGCTGGCGGCGCAGGCCGGAGTGATGGAGACGTTGGTGCGCTCGGCGTTTCCGCCGGGGACGCGGTATGTGGCGCCGCAGGGTGGGTTTATCCATTGGATCGAATTGCCGGAAGGGACGGACGTGGTGGCGCTGCAGCGGCTTGCGGCGGAGCGTGGCTGCAATGTCGGCGCCAGCGGGATGTTCTTTGCCGATGGGAAGTGTGGCACTGGGTTACGGGTGTGCCTGGGGCGGGTGATTACGCCAGAGGTGATGGGCGGGTTGAGGGTGCTGGCGGAGTGTGCGGCGCTTTCAGGCGCTTGA
- a CDS encoding acetolactate synthase large subunit has protein sequence MAKAADVVVQCLENEGVEYVFGIPGEENLDLLESLRKSKIKLVLTRHEQSAGFMAATYGRLTGKTGVSLSTLGPGATNLVTASAYAYLGGMPMMMITGQKPIKKSKQGRFQIIDVCGMMDPITKYTHQFASADNIPARMREAFRLAEEEKPGAVHLELPEDIAAEQTDALPIPRSLHRRPLAEHVAIEAAVQKLQNARNPILVIGAGANRKMTAKVLKQLIDKTGIPFITTQMGKGVVDERHPRFLGNAALSSGDFVHRAVEAADLIVNIGHDVIEKPPFFMVRGGTEVIHVSFRSAEVDAVYFPQVEVIGDIANAVWQISEALTDTSHWDFTRLMAIREANEAQIAEGADDDRFPVYPQRMVADIRRALPSEGIVALDNGIYKIWFARNYKAHKPNTVLLDNALATMGAGLPSAMASHLVYPDRPVISVCGDGGFMMNSQELETAVRLGMHITVVILRDDGYGMIRWKQANMGFTDFGLDYGNPDFVKYAEAYGANGHRVESAEAFLPLLEHCIKTPGVHVIDCPVDYSENDRILNSELRERALAV, from the coding sequence ATGGCCAAGGCCGCCGATGTCGTTGTGCAATGCCTGGAAAACGAAGGTGTCGAGTATGTGTTCGGCATCCCCGGCGAGGAGAACCTCGACCTGCTCGAGTCCCTGCGCAAGTCGAAGATCAAGCTGGTACTGACCCGCCACGAGCAATCCGCGGGCTTCATGGCCGCCACCTATGGCCGCCTGACCGGCAAGACCGGCGTCAGCCTGTCGACACTCGGCCCCGGCGCGACCAACCTGGTGACCGCCAGCGCCTATGCCTACCTGGGCGGCATGCCGATGATGATGATCACCGGCCAGAAGCCGATCAAGAAGTCCAAGCAAGGCCGTTTCCAGATCATCGACGTGTGCGGCATGATGGACCCCATCACCAAGTACACCCACCAGTTCGCCTCGGCCGACAACATCCCGGCGCGCATGCGTGAAGCCTTCCGCCTGGCTGAAGAAGAGAAACCGGGCGCCGTGCACCTGGAACTGCCGGAAGACATCGCCGCCGAGCAGACCGACGCTCTGCCGATCCCGCGCAGCCTTCACCGTCGCCCGCTGGCCGAGCACGTGGCCATCGAAGCCGCCGTGCAGAAACTGCAGAACGCCCGCAACCCGATCCTGGTGATCGGCGCCGGCGCTAACCGCAAGATGACCGCCAAGGTCCTCAAACAGCTGATCGACAAGACCGGCATCCCGTTCATCACCACCCAGATGGGTAAAGGTGTGGTCGACGAGCGTCATCCGCGCTTCCTGGGCAACGCCGCGCTGTCCTCCGGTGATTTCGTGCACCGCGCCGTCGAAGCCGCCGACCTGATCGTCAACATTGGCCACGATGTCATCGAGAAGCCGCCGTTCTTCATGGTCCGTGGCGGCACCGAAGTGATCCACGTCAGCTTCCGTTCGGCCGAGGTCGATGCCGTGTACTTCCCGCAGGTGGAAGTGATCGGCGACATCGCCAACGCCGTGTGGCAGATCAGCGAAGCGCTGACCGACACCAGCCACTGGGACTTCACCCGCCTGATGGCCATCCGTGAAGCCAACGAAGCGCAAATCGCCGAAGGCGCCGACGATGACCGCTTCCCGGTCTACCCGCAGCGCATGGTCGCCGACATCCGTCGCGCCCTGCCGTCCGAAGGCATCGTCGCCCTGGACAATGGCATCTACAAGATCTGGTTCGCCCGCAACTACAAGGCGCACAAGCCTAACACCGTGCTGCTGGACAACGCCCTGGCGACCATGGGCGCCGGCCTGCCATCGGCCATGGCCTCGCACCTGGTGTACCCGGATCGCCCGGTCATCTCGGTGTGCGGCGACGGCGGCTTCATGATGAACAGCCAGGAGCTGGAAACCGCGGTGCGCTTAGGGATGCACATCACTGTGGTGATCCTGCGTGACGACGGCTACGGCATGATCCGCTGGAAACAGGCCAACATGGGCTTCACCGATTTCGGCCTGGACTACGGCAACCCGGACTTCGTCAAGTACGCCGAAGCCTACGGCGCCAACGGTCACCGGGTGGAAAGCGCCGAAGCTTTCCTGCCGCTGCTCGAGCACTGCATCAAGACCCCGGGCGTCCACGTGATCGACTGCCCGGTGGACTACAGCGAGAACGACCGCATCCTCAACAGCGAGCTGCGTGAGCGCGCGCTGGCGGTCTGA
- a CDS encoding pyridoxamine 5'-phosphate oxidase family protein, translated as MQSPWHAGEKRLQEHVGVAERMEAFGQKVIRDHMPDQHRTFYQQLPFMVAGAVDAAGKPWATLLEGPEGFVSSPDPRQLLIGADLASDDPATPGLVAGGAIGLLGIELHTRRRNRLNGLIRRASSGQLEVVVEQSFGNCPQYIQLREYTRVDEPPQGRRDSVALDGVTRAMIESADTFFVASYVDQDGGQRSVDVSHRGGRPGFVRVEGNRLTIPDYAGNLHFNTLGNLLVNPVAGLLFVDFTTGDVLQVSGRTEVMLDSPLISAFEGAERIWTLDIEQVVLRRAAVSLRWAFQEYAPTSLMTGTWREAEQRLQQRERQRQWLTWRVLRIERESRDIRSFHLQPEDGAAVAFAPGQHIPVRLRIDGETPLIRTYSLSSAPSDGFLRISVKAQGPASRYLHQQVKVGDRLEVRQPMGSFTLDQQSDRPLVLIGAGVGITPLIAMLREQLAKGQGQRIHLFHGGRTLADLPFQQELAALQQQANGLLRIHRALSQPEPSAVPGQDYEFASRLGIGQIKATLTLDDYDFYLCGPASFTQDLYEGLRGVHVPDARIHAEAFGPSTLRRHTDDNQPTLQQPPPASEAVPVYFASSAKEARWTPDSGTLLELAESRGLSPDFSCRGGSCGTCRTKLVSGQVHYPNPPAELPEPGSVLICCAIPAQAEDGVQPLVLEL; from the coding sequence ATGCAATCGCCCTGGCATGCAGGTGAAAAACGGCTGCAGGAGCACGTCGGTGTTGCAGAGCGCATGGAGGCGTTCGGGCAGAAGGTCATTCGTGACCATATGCCCGACCAGCATCGCACGTTCTACCAGCAGCTGCCGTTCATGGTGGCCGGAGCGGTGGACGCTGCAGGCAAACCCTGGGCGACGTTGCTCGAAGGCCCGGAAGGCTTCGTCAGCTCGCCCGATCCACGGCAACTGTTGATCGGCGCCGACCTCGCCAGCGACGATCCGGCCACGCCGGGTCTGGTGGCGGGTGGCGCTATCGGCCTGCTGGGGATCGAGCTGCACACGCGGCGGCGCAATCGCCTCAATGGCCTGATCCGCCGGGCCAGTTCCGGCCAGCTGGAGGTGGTGGTCGAGCAGTCGTTCGGTAACTGCCCGCAGTATATCCAGCTGCGCGAGTACACCCGCGTCGACGAACCGCCGCAGGGGCGCCGGGACTCGGTGGCTCTCGATGGCGTAACCCGCGCGATGATCGAAAGCGCCGACACCTTCTTTGTCGCCAGTTACGTCGATCAGGACGGTGGCCAGCGCTCGGTGGATGTATCCCATCGCGGAGGCCGGCCTGGTTTCGTCAGGGTCGAGGGCAATCGCCTGACCATTCCCGACTACGCCGGCAACCTGCATTTCAACACCCTCGGCAATCTGCTGGTCAACCCGGTCGCCGGCCTATTGTTCGTCGACTTCACTACGGGCGATGTGCTGCAGGTTTCCGGGCGCACCGAGGTCATGCTCGACAGCCCGCTGATCAGCGCCTTCGAAGGCGCCGAGCGGATCTGGACCCTGGACATCGAGCAGGTGGTGCTGCGCCGGGCTGCCGTGTCGCTGCGCTGGGCCTTCCAGGAATACGCACCCACCAGCCTGATGACCGGCACCTGGCGCGAGGCCGAGCAGCGCCTGCAACAGCGCGAACGGCAGCGTCAATGGCTGACCTGGCGGGTACTGCGCATCGAGCGGGAGAGTCGCGATATCCGCTCGTTCCATCTACAACCCGAGGATGGCGCTGCGGTGGCCTTCGCCCCTGGCCAGCATATTCCCGTGCGTTTGCGCATCGATGGGGAGACACCGCTGATCCGTACCTACAGCCTGTCCAGCGCGCCGTCCGACGGCTTCCTGCGTATCAGCGTCAAGGCGCAGGGGCCGGCGTCGCGCTATCTGCATCAACAGGTGAAGGTTGGTGATCGTCTGGAGGTGCGCCAGCCCATGGGCAGCTTCACCCTGGATCAGCAGAGTGACCGGCCACTTGTTCTGATCGGTGCCGGCGTTGGCATCACCCCGTTGATCGCCATGCTCCGCGAGCAGCTGGCCAAAGGGCAGGGGCAGCGTATCCACCTGTTCCACGGCGGGCGCACACTGGCTGACCTGCCGTTCCAGCAGGAGCTTGCCGCGCTCCAGCAACAGGCCAATGGCTTGCTGCGCATCCATCGTGCCCTGAGCCAGCCTGAGCCCTCGGCCGTGCCGGGGCAGGACTACGAATTCGCCAGCCGCCTGGGCATCGGGCAGATCAAGGCCACGTTGACACTGGACGACTACGACTTCTACCTCTGCGGCCCGGCCAGCTTCACCCAGGACCTGTACGAAGGCCTGCGCGGGGTGCATGTGCCCGACGCCCGCATCCATGCCGAAGCCTTCGGCCCTTCGACCCTGCGCCGCCACACCGACGACAACCAGCCCACGTTGCAGCAGCCCCCACCCGCCAGCGAGGCGGTGCCGGTGTACTTCGCCAGCTCCGCCAAGGAAGCGCGTTGGACGCCGGACAGCGGCACGCTGCTGGAACTGGCGGAAAGCCGTGGCCTGTCGCCGGACTTCAGTTGCCGAGGAGGCTCCTGCGGTACCTGCAGGACCAAACTGGTCAGCGGCCAGGTCCACTACCCGAACCCGCCCGCCGAATTGCCCGAGCCCGGCAGTGTGCTGATCTGCTGCGCCATCCCCGCCCAGGCCGAGGACGGCGTGCAGCCCCTGGTACTGGAGCTCTAG
- a CDS encoding UPF0149 family protein, whose translation MLPALSEKELDRLEDLLITYGNDYSVLNLAELNGFFTALASSPNRVNPEQWLPAVAGGKVPKFKKPAHEEAYTALMLRYASQVAEELADDPEHFEPLFEQSEGEEGPTIILEEWCFGYMRGTQVAEWSELPPEQDRLLKAISLHGLEDNFELLDSMSFDEHQACVPLVVEAAQGLYQYQKQHRH comes from the coding sequence ATGCTCCCCGCACTCAGCGAAAAAGAACTCGACCGCCTCGAAGACCTGCTGATCACCTACGGCAATGACTATTCGGTGCTCAATCTTGCCGAGCTCAATGGCTTTTTCACCGCTTTGGCCAGCTCCCCCAACAGGGTCAACCCCGAGCAATGGCTGCCTGCTGTCGCCGGCGGCAAGGTGCCGAAGTTCAAGAAGCCCGCCCATGAAGAAGCCTACACCGCGCTGATGCTGCGTTATGCCAGCCAGGTGGCGGAAGAACTGGCCGACGATCCCGAGCACTTCGAACCGCTGTTCGAGCAGAGCGAAGGCGAAGAAGGCCCGACGATCATTCTCGAAGAATGGTGCTTTGGCTACATGCGCGGTACCCAGGTGGCTGAGTGGAGCGAATTGCCGCCGGAGCAGGATCGCCTGCTCAAGGCCATTTCCCTGCATGGACTGGAAGACAATTTCGAGCTGCTCGATTCGATGAGCTTCGATGAGCATCAGGCTTGTGTACCGCTGGTGGTCGAGGCGGCGCAAGGGTTGTATCAGTACCAGAAGCAGCACCGTCATTGA